In Sphingomonas sp., a single window of DNA contains:
- a CDS encoding Bax inhibitor-1/YccA family protein, producing the protein MANWSDPRTSESPFATASARAAAHDAGLRSYMLSVYNYMLSGVLLTGIVALAFGKVDALQRVLFQVVETARGLSLQPTLVGWVVMISPLAIVFAMSFGQNRMSEGTLKALFFAYAGLLGASISTIFVTYTDLSIAQVFFGTAAGFGALSLYGYTTKKDLSGFGTFLLIGLVGILVASIVNLFLQSGTMSLVISAVGVLIFAGLTAYDTQKIKSIYAYVAGTPEQGKVAIMGALNLYLDFINMFLFLLRLFGSSRD; encoded by the coding sequence ATGGCTAACTGGTCCGATCCCCGCACGAGCGAGTCGCCCTTCGCGACCGCGAGTGCACGCGCCGCGGCGCATGACGCGGGGCTCCGGTCGTACATGCTGTCGGTCTACAACTACATGCTGTCCGGCGTGCTGCTGACCGGCATCGTCGCGCTGGCGTTCGGCAAGGTCGACGCGCTGCAGCGGGTGCTGTTCCAGGTGGTGGAAACCGCTCGCGGCCTGTCGCTGCAGCCGACGCTGGTCGGCTGGGTGGTGATGATCTCGCCGCTGGCGATCGTGTTCGCGATGAGCTTCGGCCAGAACCGCATGTCCGAGGGCACGCTCAAGGCGCTGTTCTTCGCCTATGCCGGCCTGCTGGGTGCGTCGATCTCGACGATCTTCGTCACCTATACCGACCTGTCGATCGCTCAGGTGTTCTTCGGCACCGCGGCCGGCTTCGGCGCGCTGAGCCTCTATGGCTACACCACCAAAAAGGATCTGTCGGGCTTCGGCACCTTCCTGCTGATCGGCCTGGTGGGCATCCTGGTGGCGTCGATCGTCAACCTCTTCCTGCAGTCGGGCACGATGAGCCTGGTGATCAGCGCCGTCGGCGTGCTGATCTTCGCTGGCCTCACCGCCTATGACACGCAGAAGATCAAGAGCATCTACGCCTATGTCGCCGGCACGCCGGAGCAGGGCAAGGTCGCGATCATGGGGGCGCTCAACCTCTATCTCGACTTCATCAACATGTTCCTGTTCCTGCTGCGCCTGTTCGGCAGCTCGCGCGACTGA
- a CDS encoding helix-turn-helix domain-containing protein, with product MDELRPEAILHALSDPARAAIFATIMRTGCGKACSAVAAVGDRAIPKSSLSNHFKVLREAGLIRSERHGVEVRNHPRWEEVEARFPGLLPGIINAYAASVGDDPRVFQEVPAT from the coding sequence ATGGACGAGCTTCGGCCCGAAGCGATCCTGCATGCGCTCTCCGATCCTGCCCGCGCGGCGATCTTCGCGACGATCATGCGGACGGGCTGCGGGAAGGCGTGCTCCGCCGTTGCTGCGGTCGGCGACCGGGCCATTCCCAAGTCTTCCCTTTCCAACCATTTCAAGGTGCTGCGGGAGGCGGGCCTCATTCGCAGCGAACGCCACGGCGTCGAGGTCCGCAATCATCCCCGCTGGGAGGAGGTCGAGGCACGCTTTCCCGGTCTGCTACCCGGAATCATCAATGCCTATGCCGCCAGCGTCGGCGACGATCCGCGCGTCTTCCAGGAGGTGCCAGCGACGTGA
- a CDS encoding glucose 1-dehydrogenase, producing MAKLDGKVAIVTGASKGIGAAIAKALARQGAAVVVNFASSRAGAEAVVQDIIASGGRAVAAQGDVSKAAEAQALVDTAVRDFGRLDVLVNNSGIYEFAPIEALTEDHYRRQFDVNVLGVLLATQAAAPHLGEGASIVNISSAITHVNTPGAAAYAGTKGAVNAISGVLANELAPRKIRVNAVSPGFVVTEGTHSAGIVGSDMEAGLVAQTPLGRAGTPEDIADVVAFLASDDARWLTGEVITASGGIR from the coding sequence ATGGCAAAGCTGGACGGAAAGGTGGCGATCGTCACCGGGGCATCCAAGGGAATTGGCGCGGCGATCGCAAAGGCGCTTGCGCGGCAGGGCGCCGCGGTCGTCGTGAATTTCGCATCGAGCCGAGCGGGTGCCGAGGCGGTGGTGCAGGACATCATCGCCTCGGGCGGACGGGCCGTCGCGGCGCAGGGCGACGTATCGAAGGCCGCAGAGGCGCAGGCGCTGGTCGACACCGCCGTCCGCGACTTCGGTCGTCTCGATGTGCTGGTCAATAATTCGGGCATCTACGAGTTCGCCCCGATCGAGGCGCTGACCGAAGATCATTATCGGCGGCAGTTCGACGTCAACGTCCTCGGCGTGCTCCTCGCGACCCAGGCCGCCGCGCCGCACCTCGGTGAAGGCGCGAGCATCGTCAACATTTCGTCGGCGATCACCCATGTGAACACGCCCGGCGCCGCCGCCTATGCGGGGACGAAGGGCGCCGTGAACGCCATTTCGGGGGTGCTCGCCAACGAACTCGCCCCGCGGAAGATTCGGGTCAATGCGGTCAGCCCCGGCTTCGTCGTGACCGAGGGCACGCACAGCGCGGGGATCGTCGGCTCCGACATGGAAGCCGGATTGGTCGCCCAGACGCCGCTCGGCCGCGCGGGAACGCCGGAGGACATCGCCGACGTGGTGGCCTTCCTTGCGTCGGACGATGCGCGCTGGCTGACCGGCGAGGTCATCACGGCGAGCGGCGGCATCCGCTGA
- the thpR gene encoding RNA 2',3'-cyclic phosphodiesterase, with translation MHRLFVGFRPPSAIRAQLLALGGGVPGARWQSDEQLHCTLRYIGEVERPVAEDAALALGNVRFPPFELAVAGVGEFDSRGRPNALWAGLRPHETVTQLHHKIDQALVRAGLAPERRAYLPHITLARMNAQAGANERFLEAHAGLASAPFVVDSFLLYESHLGGEGASYDAIERYPLRA, from the coding sequence ATGCATCGTCTGTTCGTCGGCTTCCGCCCGCCATCCGCGATTCGCGCGCAGTTGCTCGCGCTTGGCGGCGGCGTGCCGGGCGCGCGCTGGCAGAGCGACGAGCAGCTCCACTGCACGCTGCGCTATATTGGCGAGGTCGAGCGGCCCGTGGCCGAGGACGCCGCACTCGCGCTCGGCAATGTCCGCTTCCCCCCGTTCGAGCTTGCGGTCGCGGGCGTCGGCGAGTTCGACTCGCGGGGGCGGCCCAATGCGCTTTGGGCGGGACTTCGGCCGCACGAGACGGTGACACAGCTCCATCACAAGATCGATCAGGCGCTGGTCCGCGCCGGCCTGGCGCCCGAGCGTCGCGCCTATCTGCCGCATATCACGCTGGCTCGGATGAACGCGCAGGCAGGCGCCAACGAACGCTTCCTCGAAGCGCATGCCGGGCTCGCCAGCGCGCCGTTCGTGGTGGACAGCTTCCTGCTCTACGAGAGCCATCTCGGCGGCGAAGGCGCAAGCTACGACGCGATCGAACGCTATCCGTTGCGCGCCTAG
- a CDS encoding TetR/AcrR family transcriptional regulator translates to MEIADGLRARLIDAATTLLDEQGEAGVTLRALAKATGVSAMAPYRHFADKAALLGAVAEAGFAELAAKLAEADGAEPAKAALVAQGRAYFRFAQAHPAMFRLMFGGTPGCTVAPKEYGEAFAILSRRVAGLAGGDSGAATLAAWGVVHGLSTLALDGKVPADDGAVTAAMALVADGIAGA, encoded by the coding sequence ATGGAAATTGCAGACGGACTGCGCGCGCGGCTGATCGACGCAGCGACTACGCTGTTGGACGAGCAAGGTGAGGCGGGCGTGACGCTGCGCGCGCTGGCCAAGGCCACCGGCGTGTCGGCGATGGCGCCCTATCGGCACTTTGCCGACAAGGCGGCGCTGCTCGGCGCGGTGGCGGAGGCGGGGTTCGCCGAACTCGCGGCGAAGCTGGCGGAGGCGGACGGGGCGGAGCCGGCCAAGGCGGCGCTGGTCGCGCAGGGGCGCGCCTATTTCCGCTTCGCCCAGGCGCATCCTGCCATGTTCCGGCTGATGTTCGGCGGGACACCGGGGTGCACGGTTGCCCCGAAGGAATATGGCGAGGCCTTCGCGATCCTGTCGCGGCGGGTTGCAGGCCTGGCGGGCGGCGATTCCGGCGCCGCGACGCTCGCCGCCTGGGGCGTGGTGCATGGCCTGTCGACGTTGGCGCTCGACGGCAAGGTGCCTGCGGACGACGGCGCCGTCACCGCGGCGATGGCACTGGTGGCGGACGGTATCGCGGGCGCCTAG
- a CDS encoding monooxygenase family protein: protein MQATTLRETVDLAAYPELIVVILGFKLRRWRALPAMMRIGRGLAEIKKNPPDGLLAEDGMLFGWNHVGFRQYWRDLPSLEAFTRSAPHSVWWRDFLKDPQGAGFWHEAYSARGIEAVYVNLPGQHVGLGMFAPIAKPVGTLMSTRQRLHAHAGMEG, encoded by the coding sequence ATGCAAGCCACCACGCTCCGCGAGACGGTCGATCTCGCTGCCTATCCGGAACTGATCGTCGTGATCCTCGGGTTCAAGCTGCGGCGCTGGCGCGCGCTTCCCGCGATGATGCGGATCGGCCGCGGGCTGGCCGAGATCAAGAAGAACCCGCCCGACGGGCTGCTCGCCGAGGACGGGATGCTGTTCGGCTGGAACCATGTCGGCTTCCGCCAATATTGGCGCGACCTGCCGAGCCTCGAGGCCTTCACTCGCAGCGCGCCGCACAGCGTCTGGTGGCGCGATTTTCTCAAGGACCCGCAAGGTGCCGGTTTCTGGCACGAGGCCTATAGCGCCCGCGGTATCGAGGCGGTGTATGTCAATCTGCCCGGCCAGCACGTCGGGCTCGGCATGTTCGCGCCGATCGCCAAGCCGGTGGGTACGCTGATGTCGACCCGGCAGCGCCTCCACGCCCATGCGGGCATGGAGGGCTAA
- a CDS encoding methyl-accepting chemotaxis protein translates to MLHWLEVKAPIREKLKVTFGAMIGIMVVLAVLNLVLPHWVMLGLNGVVIATAFVLTRMFARVIADPYVATVVRMEGLAAGDLAAPIAHTNYEDCVGRISRGMLIFRDAAVAQREAAEQQAEVVRVLGQSLERLAKGDLTADVTADFPGANAVLKTNFNEALAALRELVRSVATSAETISTGSAEIAVASEDLSRRTESAASSLQETVHSIGEMDKRLRSTAGSANQTVERADGAIASVQAGRDVADEAVSAMSRVSESAKGIDDVIEGLDKIAFQTRVLAMNAAVEAGRAGEAGRGFAVVADLVSALAMRAEEEAGRARDQLTTTQADVTAAVGMVQRVDGAFAAIATDVREVHDLLGSMATANQAQASSIGEISTAVTVMDQATQQNAAMVEETSAAARSLSREVEALKRSAQAFNVGEAHNPRMSLPLQRPNLPKRGGGAGRAAPAPAPAMADGDWASF, encoded by the coding sequence ATGCTGCATTGGTTGGAAGTGAAGGCTCCCATTCGGGAGAAGCTGAAGGTCACCTTCGGCGCGATGATCGGGATCATGGTGGTGCTCGCGGTGCTCAACCTGGTGCTGCCGCACTGGGTGATGCTGGGCCTGAACGGGGTGGTGATCGCGACCGCCTTCGTGCTCACCCGCATGTTCGCCCGCGTGATCGCCGATCCCTATGTCGCGACCGTCGTGCGCATGGAAGGCCTTGCGGCCGGTGATCTCGCCGCGCCGATCGCCCACACCAACTATGAGGATTGCGTCGGCCGCATCTCGCGCGGGATGCTCATCTTCCGCGATGCTGCCGTCGCGCAGCGTGAGGCTGCCGAGCAGCAGGCCGAAGTGGTGCGGGTGTTGGGCCAGTCGCTCGAGCGACTCGCTAAGGGCGATTTGACTGCCGATGTGACCGCCGATTTCCCCGGCGCCAACGCGGTGCTCAAGACCAATTTCAACGAGGCGCTGGCCGCGCTGCGCGAGCTGGTACGCTCGGTCGCAACCTCGGCGGAGACGATCAGCACCGGCTCTGCCGAAATTGCCGTCGCCTCCGAGGACCTGTCGCGCCGCACTGAAAGCGCGGCATCGAGCCTGCAGGAAACCGTCCACTCGATCGGCGAGATGGACAAGCGCCTGCGCAGCACCGCGGGCAGCGCCAACCAGACGGTGGAACGCGCCGATGGCGCGATCGCCTCGGTCCAGGCCGGCCGTGACGTCGCGGACGAAGCGGTGTCGGCGATGAGCCGGGTGTCGGAAAGTGCCAAGGGCATCGACGACGTGATCGAAGGCCTCGACAAGATCGCCTTCCAGACTCGCGTTCTGGCGATGAACGCCGCGGTGGAGGCCGGTCGCGCCGGTGAAGCGGGCCGCGGCTTCGCGGTCGTCGCCGATCTCGTCTCGGCGCTCGCGATGCGGGCCGAAGAAGAAGCCGGCCGCGCGCGCGACCAGCTGACCACCACCCAGGCCGACGTCACCGCCGCGGTGGGCATGGTCCAGCGCGTCGACGGCGCCTTTGCCGCGATCGCCACCGATGTTCGCGAAGTGCACGACCTGCTCGGCAGCATGGCGACCGCCAACCAGGCCCAGGCGTCGTCGATCGGCGAGATCAGCACCGCCGTCACGGTGATGGATCAGGCGACCCAGCAGAATGCGGCGATGGTGGAGGAAACCTCTGCCGCCGCGCGCAGCCTGAGCCGCGAGGTCGAGGCGCTGAAGCGTTCGGCCCAGGCCTTCAATGTCGGTGAAGCGCACAATCCGCGGATGAGCCTGCCGTTGCAGCGCCCCAACCTGCCCAAGCGCGGCGGCGGGGCCGGTCGGGCGGCACCCGCGCCTGCGCCGGCGATGGCGGACGGCGACTGGGCGTCGTTCTGA
- a CDS encoding zinc-binding dehydrogenase produces MAFTGRELRSTLSEDGTLRLSLEQVNYDEPAADEVIVRIEAAPINPSDLGLLLGPAQVDTLRQDGNALLFEVQKARLGSMKARLGQSMPVGNEGAGTVVAAGAEAASLMGKRVAAVGGAMFADYRVLKARDVVELPEGTAAADGAAIFVNPLTALGFVETMRRDGHSAIVHTAAASNLGQMLQKICLADGVPLVNIVRSEEQAAILRDIGATHVVNSRDEDFRARLTDAVAETGATVAFDAIGGGTLGSDILQSMEAAAVRKMSEYSRYGSDQFKQLYIYGALDLAPTTLNRLAFGFQWSVSGWLLTPFLRRAGMETLGAMRQRILAELNTTFASRYTRTIGLGEALQPDVLRAYERKATGEKFLIDPGRG; encoded by the coding sequence ATGGCATTCACCGGACGCGAACTGCGCTCGACGCTGAGCGAAGACGGCACGCTGCGGCTGTCGCTGGAGCAGGTGAACTATGACGAGCCGGCGGCGGACGAAGTGATCGTCCGCATCGAGGCGGCGCCGATCAACCCCAGCGATCTCGGGCTGCTGCTCGGCCCGGCGCAGGTGGATACGCTGCGGCAGGACGGTAACGCGCTGCTGTTCGAGGTACAAAAGGCTCGGCTGGGCAGCATGAAGGCGCGGCTCGGTCAGTCGATGCCGGTGGGCAACGAAGGCGCGGGCACGGTCGTCGCCGCGGGGGCCGAGGCCGCGTCGCTGATGGGCAAGCGAGTCGCGGCCGTCGGCGGCGCGATGTTCGCCGATTACCGCGTGCTCAAGGCCCGCGACGTCGTCGAACTGCCCGAGGGTACCGCCGCGGCCGACGGTGCGGCGATCTTCGTCAATCCGCTGACCGCGCTGGGCTTTGTCGAGACGATGCGGCGCGACGGGCACAGCGCGATCGTCCACACCGCCGCCGCCTCCAATCTGGGCCAGATGCTGCAGAAGATCTGCCTTGCCGACGGGGTGCCGCTGGTGAACATCGTCCGCTCGGAGGAGCAGGCGGCGATCCTGCGCGACATCGGAGCCACCCATGTGGTCAACAGCCGGGACGAGGATTTCCGCGCCAGGCTCACCGACGCGGTGGCCGAAACCGGGGCTACCGTGGCGTTCGATGCGATCGGCGGCGGCACGCTGGGCAGCGATATCCTCCAGTCGATGGAGGCCGCGGCGGTGCGCAAGATGTCCGAGTATAGCCGCTATGGATCCGATCAGTTCAAGCAGCTCTATATCTATGGCGCGCTCGACCTGGCGCCGACCACGCTCAACCGTCTGGCCTTCGGCTTTCAGTGGAGCGTGTCGGGCTGGCTGTTGACGCCGTTCCTGCGCCGGGCGGGCATGGAAACCCTGGGCGCGATGCGGCAGCGTATCCTTGCCGAGTTGAACACCACCTTCGCCAGCCGCTACACCCGCACGATCGGCCTGGGCGAGGCGCTGCAGCCGGACGTGTTGCGCGCCTATGAGCGCAAGGCGACCGGCGAGAAGTTCCTGATCGACCCCGGACGCGGGTGA
- a CDS encoding low molecular weight protein-tyrosine-phosphatase, which translates to MAGPAFLFVCLGNICRSPLAEAAFRAAAEDAGVAVVADSAGTGGWHAGEQPDRRSIAVAAKHGIDITGQRARQVTREDFDRFDHILALDPQNLADLRRIAPKGGRARLRLLLDAVPGWEGRAVDDPYYGGPEGFDRTWDEVRAAADRLVDELVQTC; encoded by the coding sequence ATGGCCGGACCGGCATTCCTGTTCGTCTGCTTGGGCAATATCTGCCGCTCGCCCTTGGCCGAGGCGGCATTTCGCGCGGCGGCGGAGGATGCGGGCGTGGCGGTGGTCGCCGACTCGGCGGGGACCGGCGGCTGGCATGCGGGCGAGCAGCCCGATCGCCGCTCGATCGCGGTCGCGGCCAAGCACGGCATCGACATCACCGGCCAGCGCGCACGCCAGGTGACGCGCGAGGATTTCGACCGGTTCGACCATATCCTCGCGCTCGACCCGCAGAACCTCGCCGACCTGCGCCGCATCGCGCCGAAGGGTGGTCGCGCACGGCTTCGGCTGTTGCTCGATGCGGTGCCCGGCTGGGAAGGCCGCGCCGTCGACGATCCCTATTATGGCGGGCCGGAAGGCTTCGACCGCACCTGGGACGAAGTGCGCGCGGCGGCCGACCGGCTGGTCGACGAACTCGTACAGACCTGTTGA
- a CDS encoding MFS transporter, which produces MVRMPPTPDGAKATPYAWYVLSLLLLVYILNFVDRQIVAILADDIKRDLGLRDQDIGFLYGTAFGVFYALFGIPLGRLADHWHRVRLMTLGLALWSSMTALSGFARTGLVLGLARMGVGIGEATAGPAAYSLISDWFPKRLRATALALYSSGVYLGGGLSLFLGALIVQRWNQAYPGSGPLGLVGWQAAFLAVGIPGLLVAAWIVTLREPPRGLSEGMATPPHPAPFRAFFDELLTILPPFTLIGAARLGTAALARNVAVLALVAGLVALLVHLGESPAQWIAVGVGAYAVFSWATALKRRDPPTYALIVGTPAFLCVVLAYGLNTFLAYAMAGFAPSFIRRAFDIPPEQLGSLGFWIGAPVALAGFLGVTIAGRLADALRARSAVGRLHILLFACLAPIVPIVLLFTAHDLRTAYVMLPLAQFLICGGLGAAAATTQDLVLPRMRGTATAAFFIGTTLIGLALGPYCAGRIATLTGDLATGVLALLASVPLALVAIAAAYRLLPAAEASKLARARAAGEPV; this is translated from the coding sequence ATGGTCCGCATGCCCCCAACGCCCGATGGGGCGAAGGCGACCCCCTATGCCTGGTACGTGCTGTCGCTGCTGCTGCTCGTCTATATCCTCAACTTCGTCGATCGACAGATCGTCGCCATCCTCGCCGACGACATCAAGCGCGACCTGGGGCTACGCGACCAGGATATCGGCTTTCTCTACGGCACCGCGTTCGGGGTGTTCTATGCGCTGTTCGGCATTCCGCTCGGCCGGCTGGCGGACCATTGGCACCGGGTGCGGCTGATGACCCTCGGGCTCGCGCTCTGGTCGAGCATGACCGCGCTTTCGGGTTTCGCGCGCACCGGGCTGGTGCTGGGGCTGGCGCGGATGGGCGTCGGCATCGGCGAGGCGACAGCAGGGCCCGCCGCCTATTCGCTGATCTCGGACTGGTTCCCCAAGCGCCTCCGCGCCACCGCGCTCGCGCTCTATTCCTCGGGTGTCTATCTCGGCGGCGGCCTGTCGCTGTTCCTCGGCGCGCTGATCGTCCAGCGCTGGAACCAGGCCTATCCGGGTAGCGGCCCGCTGGGGCTGGTCGGCTGGCAGGCGGCATTCCTGGCGGTCGGCATTCCCGGACTGCTCGTAGCAGCTTGGATCGTCACGCTGCGCGAGCCGCCGCGCGGGCTCTCCGAAGGCATGGCAACCCCGCCGCACCCCGCCCCGTTCCGCGCCTTTTTCGACGAACTGCTGACGATCCTGCCGCCCTTCACGCTGATCGGCGCGGCGCGGCTGGGGACGGCTGCGCTGGCGCGGAACGTGGCGGTGTTGGCCCTGGTCGCCGGACTCGTCGCGCTGCTTGTGCATCTGGGCGAATCGCCCGCGCAATGGATTGCGGTGGGAGTCGGGGCCTATGCCGTGTTCAGCTGGGCAACCGCCCTCAAACGGCGCGACCCGCCGACCTATGCGCTGATCGTCGGCACCCCGGCCTTTTTGTGCGTGGTGCTGGCCTATGGCCTTAACACGTTCCTCGCCTATGCGATGGCGGGCTTCGCACCGAGCTTCATCCGCCGGGCCTTCGACATCCCGCCCGAGCAATTGGGGTCGCTGGGCTTCTGGATCGGCGCGCCGGTCGCGTTGGCGGGGTTCCTGGGGGTGACGATCGCGGGTCGCCTTGCCGATGCGCTGCGCGCGCGCAGCGCGGTCGGGCGCCTTCACATATTGCTGTTCGCCTGCCTCGCGCCGATCGTGCCGATCGTGCTGCTGTTCACCGCACACGACCTTCGCACCGCCTATGTCATGCTGCCGCTTGCGCAGTTCCTGATCTGCGGCGGGCTCGGCGCCGCCGCCGCGACGACGCAGGATCTGGTGCTGCCCCGCATGCGCGGCACCGCGACCGCCGCCTTCTTCATCGGCACGACGCTGATCGGACTCGCGCTCGGGCCCTATTGCGCGGGGCGGATCGCGACGCTCACCGGGGATCTGGCAACCGGCGTGCTAGCCCTGCTCGCCAGCGTGCCATTGGCACTCGTCGCCATCGCCGCCGCCTACCGGCTGCTGCCGGCGGCGGAGGCGAGCAAGCTTGCCCGCGCGCGCGCCGCCGGCGAGCCGGTGTGA
- a CDS encoding superoxide dismutase family protein yields MKAWGIGAGAAAIGALLTGCTTTQQNERYMAGHFRAQAELHDASGKVVGTAVAEQVEGSIRVLVDVNGVSPGPHGVHVHTTGVCTAPDFTSAGGHWNPGATKHGKENPMGPHAGDLPNMKVDEKGHGHLSFTLAGGGFDQLMDQDGAALVVHAGEDDYKSDPAGNSGGRIACGVFQAV; encoded by the coding sequence ATGAAGGCTTGGGGAATTGGTGCAGGCGCGGCAGCGATCGGCGCGTTGCTGACCGGCTGCACGACGACGCAGCAGAATGAGCGCTATATGGCCGGCCATTTCCGCGCCCAGGCGGAACTGCACGATGCGAGCGGCAAGGTGGTAGGTACCGCCGTGGCCGAGCAGGTCGAGGGATCGATCCGCGTGCTGGTCGACGTGAACGGCGTTTCCCCTGGGCCGCACGGCGTGCATGTCCACACCACCGGCGTCTGCACCGCCCCCGACTTCACCAGCGCCGGCGGTCACTGGAATCCGGGTGCGACCAAGCACGGCAAGGAAAACCCGATGGGTCCGCACGCCGGCGATCTGCCCAACATGAAGGTGGACGAGAAGGGCCATGGCCATCTCAGCTTCACGCTGGCGGGGGGCGGCTTCGATCAGCTGATGGACCAGGACGGCGCGGCGCTGGTCGTCCATGCCGGCGAGGACGATTACAAGAGCGATCCGGCGGGCAACAGCGGCGGCCGCATTGCCTGCGGCGTGTTCCAGGCGGTCTGA
- a CDS encoding DUF4893 domain-containing protein, with protein MHRLAFAMLALPMLAGCQAGETTATTDLRPIAVVEMPPPPPLWRTRIAQADMPRLENLPASWRQLYGGVRAPVRKLQGAVLDPDAGQPHPALPPGSYRCRTLHLKPGPAGRALVQPSPAGFCYISAANDREDDAPLGLAKQTGTDIVAGYVFPDGKRYVFLGARQAKAGANDIGYGNPGARDVVGMVERFGTFRWRLAVPGALPGSVDVYELTPVPADVQPKG; from the coding sequence ATGCACCGGCTCGCCTTTGCGATGCTCGCTCTGCCCATGCTGGCCGGCTGTCAGGCGGGCGAGACGACGGCAACGACGGATCTGCGTCCGATCGCGGTCGTCGAGATGCCGCCGCCGCCGCCCCTTTGGCGCACTCGCATCGCCCAGGCCGACATGCCGCGGCTCGAGAACCTGCCCGCCAGCTGGCGTCAGCTGTACGGCGGCGTGCGCGCGCCGGTGCGCAAGCTGCAGGGCGCGGTGCTCGATCCGGATGCCGGCCAGCCCCACCCGGCGCTGCCGCCCGGCTCGTATCGCTGCCGTACGCTGCACCTGAAGCCGGGCCCCGCCGGCCGCGCGTTGGTACAGCCCAGCCCCGCCGGATTCTGCTATATTTCCGCGGCGAACGACAGGGAGGACGATGCACCCCTGGGTCTCGCCAAGCAGACCGGTACCGACATCGTCGCCGGCTATGTGTTCCCGGACGGCAAGCGCTACGTATTCCTGGGTGCCCGGCAGGCAAAGGCCGGCGCCAACGATATCGGCTATGGCAACCCCGGCGCACGCGACGTGGTGGGCATGGTCGAACGTTTCGGCACGTTCCGGTGGCGGCTGGCGGTGCCAGGCGCGCTGCCCGGCAGCGTGGATGTGTACGAGCTGACGCCCGTGCCCGCGGACGTCCAGCCCAAGGGCTGA
- a CDS encoding opacity protein, with translation MRKIIAVAAAAAALPFAVPAFAQDMTTGSGTMATTTADTSGTMTTTAAQDTGTPTSPDGSKAFGIEPYFGVLGGWERFDRQPNAGIPIPPNKYRLDGALVQGVAGVNVPLGPVFVGAEGNVAKGVSGDIDWEYGVAGRFGLRAGDSGLIYGKVGYQWVNFDKVANTNRDYHAMTYGVGVEVGPKDIGLGGITGRSGLRLRLEMNTFSDAKSFRPMAGVIAHF, from the coding sequence ATGCGTAAGATCATCGCCGTCGCGGCAGCAGCTGCCGCGCTCCCCTTCGCCGTCCCCGCCTTCGCCCAGGACATGACCACGGGCTCCGGCACCATGGCAACCACCACGGCCGACACCAGCGGTACCATGACCACCACCGCTGCGCAGGACACCGGCACGCCGACCTCGCCGGACGGTTCCAAGGCCTTCGGAATCGAGCCGTATTTCGGCGTCCTGGGCGGCTGGGAGCGTTTTGACCGTCAGCCGAACGCCGGCATCCCGATCCCGCCGAACAAGTATCGCCTCGACGGCGCACTGGTGCAGGGCGTGGCAGGCGTGAACGTGCCGCTCGGGCCGGTATTCGTCGGCGCCGAAGGTAACGTCGCCAAGGGCGTGAGCGGCGACATCGATTGGGAATATGGCGTTGCCGGCCGCTTCGGTCTGCGCGCGGGCGACAGCGGCCTGATCTACGGCAAGGTCGGCTACCAGTGGGTCAATTTCGACAAGGTCGCCAACACCAACCGTGACTATCACGCGATGACGTATGGCGTCGGCGTCGAAGTTGGCCCGAAGGACATCGGCCTGGGCGGCATCACCGGCCGCAGCGGCCTGCGCCTGCGTCTCGAGATGAACACGTTCAGCGATGCGAAGAGCTTCCGCCCGATGGCGGGTGTGATCGCGCACTTCTGA
- a CDS encoding globin: protein MSESSLPFDRVGGEDCVRAIVDRFYDLVAHDPAYAALHAMHQPDLTALRHSLTRFLVAWLGGPRDWFEARPGMCIMAFHRQLAVTAQTAAQWAHAMDRAIGADPGIEPEAARQMSAALHRMCRAMAVQARTAAEAAAAPQAS, encoded by the coding sequence ATGTCCGAATCGTCCCTGCCCTTCGACCGCGTCGGCGGCGAAGACTGCGTCCGCGCCATCGTCGATCGCTTCTACGATCTGGTCGCGCACGATCCCGCTTATGCGGCGCTGCACGCCATGCACCAGCCGGACCTGACAGCCCTCCGCCATTCGCTCACCCGTTTCCTGGTCGCGTGGCTCGGCGGCCCGCGAGACTGGTTCGAGGCACGTCCCGGCATGTGCATCATGGCCTTTCACCGCCAGCTTGCCGTCACCGCGCAGACCGCGGCGCAATGGGCGCACGCGATGGACCGCGCGATCGGCGCCGATCCGGGCATCGAGCCGGAAGCCGCCCGCCAGATGAGCGCGGCGCTCCACCGCATGTGCCGCGCCATGGCGGTCCAAGCCCGCACCGCCGCCGAAGCCGCCGCCGCCCCCCAAGCGAGTTGA